One region of Collinsella aerofaciens ATCC 25986 genomic DNA includes:
- a CDS encoding glycosyltransferase family A protein, which produces MNPLVSIITPAYNAGGYLDSFFLSVLEQDYDNYEMIIVNDGSTDDTENKILSYKKLFDRRGIRFVYLNQENGGQAKALNLAFPHIRGEYFIWPDSDDVLCPDNISAKVKFMTAHPDYALGISWAEYIDEAGNSLGLLKRVPDKNDNLFRDLLISKNVYFCPGIYIMKTSAFVESYPALAIDESRAGQNYQLLLPMAYGYQYGYIDKVLYKYVLHPSSHSNDGLQNENMQLRRFEEHERLLKRLIASICSEGDNAIYQKLVAVHFARLYLRIANQHCDVVKARDCFARLIRLKAASLKDCAYACATAMGLSLKK; this is translated from the coding sequence ATGAATCCGTTAGTTAGCATAATTACCCCTGCTTATAACGCGGGGGGCTATCTGGATTCTTTCTTCCTATCTGTCTTAGAGCAAGATTACGATAATTACGAGATGATTATCGTTAATGATGGATCAACTGATGATACAGAGAATAAGATCCTCTCATATAAAAAACTGTTCGATCGTCGGGGCATACGATTCGTTTACTTGAATCAAGAAAACGGTGGACAGGCGAAAGCGCTGAACTTGGCATTTCCGCATATTCGTGGCGAATATTTCATCTGGCCTGATTCCGATGATGTTCTCTGCCCAGATAACATCTCAGCAAAGGTCAAGTTCATGACCGCCCATCCCGATTATGCTTTGGGTATTTCGTGGGCTGAATATATTGATGAAGCTGGGAATAGCCTTGGGCTCTTAAAGCGGGTTCCTGATAAGAACGATAATCTATTTCGGGACTTGTTGATTAGTAAAAATGTATATTTTTGCCCTGGTATTTACATAATGAAAACTTCGGCATTTGTTGAATCTTATCCCGCTCTGGCGATTGATGAAAGCCGTGCTGGGCAGAACTATCAACTGCTCTTGCCTATGGCCTATGGATATCAATATGGATACATTGACAAAGTTCTGTACAAATATGTTCTGCATCCCTCTAGTCATTCAAACGACGGTCTCCAAAATGAAAATATGCAATTGAGACGGTTTGAGGAGCATGAGCGCTTATTGAAACGTTTGATTGCATCCATCTGTTCCGAGGGCGATAACGCAATCTATCAAAAGTTGGTTGCTGTCCATTTTGCGCGGCTGTATCTACGAATAGCAAATCAGCATTGCGACGTTGTTAAAGCGCGTGATTGTTTTGCTAGATTGATTCGGTTAAAAGCTGCTTCGCTTAAGGACTGTGCGTATGCATGCGCTACGGCGATGGGTTTATCTTTAAAGAAGTGA
- a CDS encoding lipopolysaccharide biosynthesis protein: MGRTSKFVLNSASTALLQVVTMVAGFITPRFLLMAYGSDVNGLISSINQFITYFNLVEAGLSSAAVYSLYKPIAENDHGKINRIVTAARNFYIKSGFIFVGLVFVLAIVYPWITHTEVLDHQTIFLLVLVLGVNGALEFFTLAKYRALLTADQKTYVISFASIVYTILNTVIVVVMSMLRVNILTLRVVALLSIFARSMILFVYIKLNYKFIRYDADPDYAAMDKRWSALYLQIVQTVQNASPAVLITLFSTLKMVSVYSVYNMVMSGINGIMSVFSTGVSAGFGELLVKDDRRAFTKAYRDFEYLYYVMASVVYGVTLATILPFVHVYTHGVTDVEYTNLYFALLFVLNGVFYNLKTPQGMLVIAAGLYKETRIQSTIQAAILLVGGVILGFKFGLIGVMAASCLSNLYRCIDLLFFIPKTVTHLSLGPTFKNMIEMLFMVAAIAIVSHFIFSTWPGSLLTWLLYGACNLVLGLAIVLGFHAVFEHKSFHIIIDRLNSLLGR, from the coding sequence ATGGGAAGAACGAGTAAATTTGTATTAAATTCCGCTTCGACGGCTTTGTTGCAAGTAGTGACGATGGTGGCCGGGTTCATCACTCCCCGCTTTTTACTGATGGCATACGGATCCGATGTTAACGGTCTTATTTCCTCCATCAACCAGTTTATTACTTACTTTAATCTGGTCGAAGCGGGGCTCTCGAGCGCGGCCGTATATTCGCTTTATAAGCCAATCGCTGAAAATGATCATGGCAAGATAAATCGCATCGTAACCGCGGCTCGTAATTTCTATATAAAATCAGGCTTCATTTTTGTTGGCCTAGTTTTTGTTCTGGCAATAGTCTATCCGTGGATTACCCATACTGAGGTCTTGGATCATCAGACTATTTTTCTTCTTGTGTTGGTTCTTGGCGTAAACGGAGCTTTGGAGTTTTTTACTCTTGCAAAATATAGAGCTTTGCTGACCGCAGACCAAAAAACTTACGTAATTTCTTTTGCATCGATCGTATATACGATTCTAAACACTGTAATCGTTGTCGTAATGTCGATGCTTAGGGTTAATATTTTAACTTTACGCGTCGTTGCATTGCTTTCAATATTTGCGCGTAGCATGATCTTGTTCGTTTACATCAAGTTAAACTATAAATTCATTCGCTATGACGCTGATCCGGACTATGCAGCAATGGATAAGCGTTGGAGTGCTTTATACCTCCAAATTGTGCAGACCGTGCAAAATGCATCGCCCGCTGTATTAATCACCTTATTCTCGACCCTTAAAATGGTGAGCGTTTATTCTGTATATAACATGGTCATGTCAGGTATTAACGGAATAATGTCAGTTTTCTCTACGGGTGTGTCTGCTGGTTTCGGAGAGCTGCTGGTCAAGGATGACAGGCGGGCCTTTACGAAGGCGTATAGGGATTTTGAATATCTCTACTACGTAATGGCAAGCGTGGTTTATGGCGTAACGCTTGCTACAATCCTGCCGTTTGTTCACGTATACACTCATGGCGTAACGGATGTTGAATACACGAATCTATACTTCGCCTTGTTGTTTGTTTTGAACGGCGTATTTTACAACCTCAAGACTCCGCAGGGCATGCTGGTTATTGCGGCGGGCCTATATAAAGAAACAAGGATTCAAAGCACCATTCAAGCGGCTATTTTACTTGTGGGAGGTGTAATTCTTGGGTTCAAATTCGGTTTAATCGGCGTAATGGCGGCCTCTTGTTTGTCTAACCTCTACCGTTGTATCGATTTGCTTTTCTTCATTCCAAAAACGGTAACGCATCTTTCGCTCGGACCAACTTTTAAAAATATGATAGAGATGTTGTTTATGGTGGCGGCAATAGCTATCGTGTCGCATTTTATTTTTAGCACCTGGCCGGGAAGTCTTCTGACATGGCTCTTGTATGGAGCCTGCAATCTCGTTTTGGGCCTAGCGATCGTTCTCGGTTTCCATGCCGTATTTGAGCACAAGAGCTTTCATATCATCATTGATAGGCTAAATTCGCTATTGGGGAGGTAA
- a CDS encoding Coenzyme F420 hydrogenase/dehydrogenase, beta subunit C-terminal domain — protein sequence MVELFEKAEQCCGCTACLNICPKQAISMLEDQKGFLYPKIDGSKCVECGLCQKVCPFKVDGLAGGKFSKIAYAVKNKDNTERAQSSSGAVFIEVAKAVLGSDGVVYGVRLDDVHRAMHDRASSIESARKFQGSKYVQSYKGSIFQEIKRDLKAGNTVLFTGTPCEVAGLKRFLGVPYDNLVTVDIICHGTPSPGSFDDHIRALEKKYSSKISKISFRNKQYGWRNQELWIKFNNGEIYHNPIWEDEYYRLFTGNYLLRDSCYSCPFASMNRPGDITIGDFWNINNVKPDFEDKLGVSSIIVNTEKGQDLITEILTSFEYFEVSLDECTQRNLQAPSPKPDDFDSFRADWEQHGLDYCRKKYASMGFGERIRRTLSPVKKRVMKVIKRGI from the coding sequence ATGGTTGAACTATTTGAAAAGGCTGAACAGTGCTGTGGGTGTACGGCATGTCTAAACATATGTCCGAAGCAGGCGATCTCCATGCTGGAGGACCAGAAAGGCTTCCTCTATCCCAAGATTGATGGTTCAAAGTGTGTAGAGTGCGGTCTATGTCAAAAGGTCTGTCCTTTTAAGGTTGATGGATTAGCGGGCGGTAAGTTTTCAAAAATTGCCTACGCGGTCAAAAATAAAGACAATACTGAACGTGCGCAAAGCAGTTCTGGTGCGGTATTTATCGAAGTTGCTAAAGCTGTGCTTGGGTCTGACGGCGTTGTGTATGGCGTTAGGCTTGATGATGTGCACCGTGCGATGCACGACAGAGCTAGCTCAATTGAGTCTGCTAGGAAGTTTCAGGGCTCAAAATACGTGCAGAGTTATAAGGGGAGTATCTTCCAAGAGATTAAGCGCGATTTGAAAGCCGGCAATACAGTTTTGTTTACGGGAACACCTTGCGAAGTCGCTGGATTGAAGCGCTTTCTTGGAGTTCCTTACGACAATCTCGTGACGGTGGATATTATTTGCCATGGCACTCCAAGCCCCGGTTCTTTTGATGACCATATTCGAGCTTTGGAGAAGAAATATTCCTCAAAGATTTCCAAGATTAGCTTTAGAAATAAACAATACGGCTGGAGAAACCAAGAACTTTGGATAAAGTTCAATAATGGTGAAATTTACCATAATCCCATTTGGGAAGATGAATACTATCGCCTCTTTACTGGAAATTACCTATTGAGAGATTCATGCTATTCGTGTCCCTTCGCCAGTATGAACCGCCCGGGAGATATCACAATTGGCGATTTTTGGAACATAAATAACGTGAAGCCGGATTTCGAAGACAAGCTTGGCGTTTCTTCAATCATAGTTAATACCGAAAAGGGGCAAGATCTGATTACTGAAATTTTGACTTCTTTTGAGTATTTTGAAGTTAGCTTGGATGAGTGCACGCAGCGCAACCTTCAAGCTCCGTCCCCTAAACCAGATGATTTTGATTCCTTTAGGGCCGATTGGGAGCAGCATGGGCTCGACTATTGTCGAAAGAAATATGCTTCCATGGGATTTGGGGAGAGGATTAGACGCACTCTATCCCCTGTTAAAAAGAGGGTAATGAAAGTAATAAAGCGAGGTATATAG
- the istA gene encoding IS21 family transposase yields the protein MAAEEGDGFDPQACNLAEFCRRTGLTRSRARTVRAHGFRALPHGNSGRRAAPGVLAGHTGLVDDLLRKGVTNSQVIFERLLGQGYAGGLTTVKTYIAAHRDLVPAKRRQAAPQGCRGQRFRTAPGEAYQMDWGFVAVERPGGERARIACFAMVCHHCGGAHVEFFPNARQENLLIGMLHAFSALGVPATVLTDNMKSVVVRRDADGRPVWQADYAEFMGVVGFRTRLCRPRHPYTKGKVERLVRFVKGNFLAGRSFTDLDALNREAALWCAEQGGRWRRAAACVPMREHEAACSANTRPLEVTAEVERYLCPRRKISFDGFVSFEGHRYGVPYWYVRRECRVNREGRVVHIYSDDLSRELVAHAVGTGADSWCEGQWETSPAQPEELPTQPVGTVVEQIAPPRTKPGFERFDFGRAE from the coding sequence ATGGCCGCGGAGGAGGGCGACGGGTTCGACCCGCAGGCATGCAACCTCGCGGAGTTCTGCAGGAGGACGGGGCTCACCCGCTCCCGCGCGAGGACGGTCAGGGCACACGGGTTCAGGGCCCTGCCCCACGGGAACAGCGGGAGGAGGGCCGCGCCGGGCGTGCTCGCCGGCCACACCGGCCTGGTGGACGACCTCCTGCGGAAGGGCGTCACCAACTCGCAGGTGATATTCGAGCGGCTGCTCGGCCAGGGCTACGCCGGCGGCCTCACCACGGTGAAGACCTATATCGCCGCGCACCGGGACCTCGTGCCCGCGAAGAGGCGGCAGGCGGCCCCGCAGGGCTGCCGCGGCCAGCGCTTCAGGACGGCGCCCGGAGAGGCCTACCAGATGGACTGGGGCTTCGTCGCGGTCGAGCGCCCCGGCGGGGAGCGGGCGCGGATCGCCTGCTTCGCCATGGTCTGCCACCATTGCGGGGGCGCCCACGTCGAGTTCTTCCCGAACGCGCGCCAGGAGAACCTCCTCATCGGGATGCTGCACGCGTTCTCGGCGCTGGGCGTGCCCGCGACCGTGCTCACCGACAACATGAAGAGCGTGGTCGTCCGCCGCGATGCCGACGGCCGGCCCGTCTGGCAGGCCGACTACGCCGAGTTCATGGGCGTCGTCGGCTTCCGCACCAGGCTGTGCAGGCCGCGCCACCCCTATACGAAGGGCAAGGTGGAGAGGCTCGTCCGCTTCGTGAAGGGGAACTTCCTCGCGGGAAGGTCCTTTACCGACCTTGACGCCCTCAACCGGGAGGCCGCCCTCTGGTGCGCCGAGCAGGGAGGCCGCTGGCGGCGCGCGGCGGCATGCGTCCCGATGCGCGAGCACGAGGCGGCGTGCTCGGCGAACACCAGGCCGCTCGAGGTCACGGCCGAGGTCGAGCGGTACCTGTGCCCGCGCCGGAAGATCTCCTTCGACGGCTTCGTGAGCTTCGAGGGGCACCGCTACGGCGTGCCCTACTGGTACGTCCGCCGCGAGTGCAGGGTGAACCGGGAGGGGCGCGTGGTGCACATATACAGCGACGACCTCTCCCGCGAGCTCGTCGCCCACGCCGTCGGCACCGGCGCCGACAGCTGGTGCGAGGGGCAGTGGGAGACATCGCCGGCGCAGCCCGAGGAGCTGCCGACCCAGCCGGTGGGGACCGTGGTCGAGCAAATCGCCCCGCCCAGGACGAAACCCGGTTTCGAGAGGTTCGACTTCGGGAGGGCCGAATGA
- a CDS encoding ATP-binding protein, with protein sequence MMAGAGASPYELASDAASRLGIAVGAEELATLASDLDLGDGEMAAVAATFSYLAEKRRLASIETLLRLSRLPRREPKTFEGFDFSRIQGRDAAALGKLPSLADLYAHRNVAFVGPGGIGKTHLAQAYGRECCMRGLKTYYIKATELRDRFQKAVQRGNTSRVVSSLVKPSCLIVDEVGRCVYDRPCTDLFFDVVDRRYEKEGPNAMVLTSNIAPSGWDEFFTGDDTLLCALDRLFDKASVFVMRGPSYRGRGLDTYSVEAVPQAVKVRGIQPEGM encoded by the coding sequence ATGATGGCGGGCGCGGGGGCGAGCCCCTACGAGCTCGCGAGCGACGCCGCGTCGAGGCTCGGGATCGCCGTCGGGGCGGAGGAGCTCGCGACCCTCGCCTCGGACCTCGACCTCGGCGACGGGGAGATGGCCGCCGTGGCAGCCACCTTCTCCTACCTTGCGGAGAAGAGGAGGCTCGCCTCCATCGAGACGCTGCTGAGGCTGAGCAGGCTGCCCAGGCGCGAGCCCAAGACCTTCGAGGGCTTCGACTTCTCCAGGATCCAGGGCCGGGACGCGGCCGCGCTGGGCAAGCTCCCGTCGCTGGCCGACCTCTACGCGCACCGCAACGTCGCCTTCGTCGGGCCCGGCGGCATAGGGAAGACGCACCTCGCGCAGGCCTACGGGCGCGAGTGCTGCATGCGGGGGCTCAAGACCTACTACATAAAGGCGACCGAGCTCAGGGACAGGTTCCAGAAGGCCGTCCAGCGGGGAAACACCTCGCGGGTCGTCTCCTCGCTCGTCAAGCCGTCGTGCCTCATCGTTGACGAGGTGGGGAGATGCGTCTACGACAGGCCGTGCACCGACCTGTTCTTCGATGTCGTCGACAGGCGCTACGAGAAGGAGGGGCCGAACGCGATGGTCCTCACGAGCAACATCGCCCCGAGCGGGTGGGATGAGTTCTTCACGGGCGACGACACGCTCCTCTGCGCCCTCGACAGGCTGTTCGACAAGGCGTCGGTGTTCGTGATGCGGGGCCCGAGCTACCGCGGCAGGGGGCTTGACACCTACTCGGTGGAGGCCGTCCCCCAGGCGGTGAAGGTGAGGGGGATCCAGCCCGAGGGGATGTAG
- a CDS encoding IS256 family transposase, producing the protein MSANIVSVDEESLRNDIKNLVRKTVEETLNALLDEEASELVGAERYERTAGREAYRSGHYTRRLVTGAGEVELSVPKLRGATFQTAVIERYRRRETSVEEAIVEMYLAGVSTRRIEDVSELLWGAPVSSGTVSNLNERAFASIETWRQRPLEGGYPYVFVDGIYLKRSWGGSYENVAVLVAIGVNSAGDREVIGCSEGYTESAESWREFFSWLKGRGLSGVRLVTGDKCAGMLGALEEVFPGARYQRCTVHFYRNVLGRVPVTRRKAAARMLKAIHAQESREACARKAEEVAEELESMRLGAAARTVRDGFAETLAYTEFPPEHWRRIRTNNGIERINREIRRRTRVVGTFPDGNSALMLVTARLKYIVEHEWGKRRYLDMSKLEEMDELRGKAEG; encoded by the coding sequence GTGTCTGCGAACATCGTATCAGTCGACGAGGAGTCGCTGCGCAACGACATAAAGAATCTGGTGAGGAAGACCGTCGAGGAGACGCTCAACGCACTGCTCGACGAGGAGGCGTCCGAGCTCGTCGGGGCCGAGCGCTACGAGAGGACGGCGGGCCGGGAGGCCTACCGCAGCGGCCACTACACGAGGAGGCTCGTCACGGGCGCCGGGGAAGTCGAGCTCAGCGTGCCGAAGCTCCGCGGGGCGACCTTCCAGACGGCCGTCATCGAGCGCTACCGCAGGCGCGAGACCTCGGTCGAGGAGGCCATCGTCGAGATGTACCTGGCGGGCGTCTCCACCAGGAGGATCGAGGACGTCTCCGAGCTCCTGTGGGGAGCGCCGGTGTCCTCCGGCACCGTCTCCAACCTCAACGAGAGGGCCTTCGCGTCCATCGAGACATGGCGGCAGAGGCCGCTCGAGGGCGGCTACCCCTACGTCTTCGTCGACGGTATCTACCTCAAGCGCAGCTGGGGAGGGTCCTACGAGAACGTGGCCGTGCTGGTCGCCATCGGCGTCAACTCCGCCGGCGACCGGGAGGTCATCGGCTGCTCCGAGGGGTACACCGAGTCCGCGGAGTCCTGGCGCGAATTCTTCTCCTGGCTCAAGGGACGCGGGCTCTCCGGCGTACGGCTCGTCACCGGCGACAAGTGCGCGGGGATGCTCGGTGCGCTCGAGGAGGTGTTCCCCGGGGCCCGCTACCAGCGCTGCACGGTGCATTTCTACCGCAACGTGCTGGGAAGGGTTCCCGTGACCAGGCGGAAGGCCGCGGCGCGCATGCTGAAGGCGATCCACGCGCAGGAATCGCGCGAGGCATGCGCCAGAAAAGCCGAGGAGGTGGCGGAGGAGCTGGAATCGATGAGGCTCGGGGCGGCCGCGAGGACGGTGCGCGACGGGTTCGCCGAGACGCTTGCCTACACGGAATTCCCACCGGAGCACTGGCGCCGGATCAGGACGAACAACGGGATCGAGCGCATCAACCGCGAGATCAGGAGGAGGACGAGGGTCGTCGGGACCTTCCCAGACGGCAATTCGGCTCTGATGTTGGTGACGGCGAGGCTGAAGTACATAGTGGAGCACGAGTGGGGCAAGAGGAGGTACTTGGACATGTCGAAGCTGGAGGAGATGGACGAGCTGAGGGGAAAGGCGGAGGGCTAG
- a CDS encoding S8 family serine peptidase: MQAEYDVLFVVAGTNNHDGSTDRIGSPADSVNALVVNSVRRDKSPASYTRRGPVLHFQHKPDVSYYGGDIDEPLNCYGSDRPKTDMGTSLAAPLVARKAAYLIYKMHLSCESAKALLIDSSISWNQHSDMNTLGYGVVPIHINDVIKSRNDEIKFLITGTVTDYETYNYKIPIPAVRNTHPSVARATLCYFPKCNRDQGVD; encoded by the coding sequence TTGCAGGCAGAATATGATGTTCTGTTTGTCGTTGCCGGCACAAACAATCACGATGGCTCAACAGACCGAATAGGGTCTCCAGCGGACTCCGTCAACGCTCTCGTAGTCAACTCGGTAAGGCGTGATAAAAGTCCCGCTTCATATACTCGGAGAGGTCCTGTGCTCCATTTTCAGCATAAGCCCGATGTTTCATACTATGGTGGAGACATAGACGAACCGCTCAACTGCTATGGAAGCGACAGGCCAAAAACGGATATGGGCACATCCCTCGCAGCGCCCCTTGTCGCAAGAAAAGCAGCTTATCTAATCTACAAAATGCACCTTAGCTGCGAGTCAGCGAAGGCGCTCTTGATCGATTCATCAATATCATGGAATCAGCATTCGGATATGAACACTCTTGGCTATGGTGTAGTACCGATTCATATTAACGATGTAATTAAAAGCAGAAACGATGAAATTAAGTTCCTCATTACGGGGACCGTCACCGATTACGAAACATACAACTACAAGATACCGATTCCAGCCGTCAGAAACACTCATCCTTCTGTCGCACGGGCAACCCTTTGCTACTTTCCAAAATGCAATCGCGATCAAGGGGTTGACTAG